A portion of the Apis mellifera strain DH4 linkage group LG6, Amel_HAv3.1, whole genome shotgun sequence genome contains these proteins:
- the LOC102656082 gene encoding kinesin-like protein KIF20B: MLSSSSHLSRPIKDNESSITTRCRALSVCSPASNVYLRIKPATLDSASPAEEVYALPDSTTLHVKRGENVEKRYSFTRIFDGDTKQADFFYESVRRQVIHLLLGESSTVITYGASNTGKTYTLYGTPEEPGAIPRSIELLFSAINCTLAPWYKIGDDNAVVALDEPERTFEIFNRTSLISPGVMARDEYTQARLSLDNSSPRRLAEAEERDLWSDGCVSSVWISVAEIYNDNVYDLLLGHEQERRPLRVTTRKDGSTFVNGLKFVHITTALEACQLLILVQSRMTVAPAAESNASNSQSHTFFTLKLLKYEKENRPDTVRVSTLTFCDVAGSRRVKQGSNSRDHDGNNCRLAESRNINNSLLVLGRCLKTLRDSYSSGDHVAGPFRESKLTRILQKVLTGREKFSFVVTVDIGMDTFAETLSVLNFSAMAKRLGESRSLRRAAFPLATPRNAKSSTNLLSLAQQQSSSNHHPVKRTIAIDLDAYEDLKRENEKLREEADVWRRRGGEAVVSRHTQSDVSSLDYDRLKDRNRELVERVQALEEGNLNREYEIRQELVDRYSIAIEELEACWRKRVQDVEEEGKNLLKWSVGQVVVLRELVRDLRTENELLVTDRNKCSFELVLTKEKLKSFHDLIRVHFPELGNEDGNDVGRLVHELKRVLDEKTEDIESLEKNLSRASDDYVKMVTKTMDTEKELRETKARLQEVLLRAREFENEVKEKTNLANDLQLQLQLLRKELVEIRECESDYVTFPSIEKGEDASNFTRKYNVYSDDLFSSDNSDNNAELVASRPRETDRCSCDNYDCDKNSAKKKVSLNGMGSDASDRHTFRSSDSGIKEDSGIDFTCPRSNSNGDADNSILERARENFTQTDPLFPAQTSPPNREGAQKRSSNRVVVELEQLSHRVNDMRSVIETLKRIADLNKSEVSECKSKLLSCEAKMAELEEENEKLTRMVEIDSRRYNERINELTEELLVKEEDDNHSLKKLENCLKKCAYLENQLAVLHLVHERTVKYFSRRKAEIDKLERDPKRNTKQREGEEETRGGDLFRLQQLRDKMDEFEIVLEKCKEERNDYRVQLQEQLETQSMLEMKLKWLSTEIRSRDDKLISLRMEIDGMAVVNGSNDEKVKSLGEEIGRSSENVRRVRERLTYFEQTRKNLEQSFADNILGPRTNPPAGSRAKKIAYRGGEGEEDELCTIKLQLRENEREMDSLRKHRNDMVKKYECTVQKLRIEIERMRRRLINLQKLLLTNFAWRYRKFLNKRRGKRIIFQLEKLTKRKVSDEELSLPIVERSIASPRYADSQSSVRNEEFDTVGAYESEESYQTESSLGLNEWNVDGCQIQSDASDCSEVQCGCGIGFKNAARHGRMSGWMKVRRSCANTCLLRQLDGTRASVEQG; the protein is encoded by the exons ATGCTTTCTTCGAGCTCGCATCTCTCGAGACCGATAAAGGATAACGAGAGCTCGATAACGACACGTTGCCGCGCGCTGTCGGTTTGCTCGCCGGCGAGCAACGTCTACCTGAGGATAAAGCCCGCCACGCTGGACTCGGCCTCCCCGGCCGAGGAGGTGTACGCGTTGCCCGACTCGACCACCCTCCACGTAAAGAGGGGGGAGAACGTGGAGAAGAGGTACTCGTTCACGAGGATATTCGACGGGGACACGAAGCAGGCCGACTTCTTTTACGAGAGCGTGCGGAGGCAGGTGATCCACCTGCTGCTTGGCGAGAGTTCGACCGTGATCACGTATGGGGCGTCGAACACGGGGAAAACGTACACGTTGTACGGGACCCCGGAGGAGCCGGGCGCCATACCCCGCTCCATCGAGCTCCTGTTCTCGGCCATCAACTGCACCCTGGCCCCCTGGTACAAGATCGGGGACGACAACGCGGTGGTCGCCCTGGACGAGCCCGAGCGCACCTTCGAGATATTCAACAGGACGAGCCTGATTAGCCCGGGCGTGATGGCCAGGGACGAGTACACGCAGGCCCGGCTCTCCCTCGACAACTCGAGCCCTCGAAGGCTCGCCGAGGCCGAGGAGAGGGATCTGTGGAGCGACGGCTGCGTCTCCTCCGTGTGGATCTCGGTGGCCGAGATCTACAACGACAACGTGTACGACCTGCTGCTCGGCCACGAGCAGGAGAGGAGGCCGCTCAGGGTCACCACCCGCAAGGACGGGTCCACCTTCGTCAACGGTTTGAAGTTCGTCCACATAACGACCGCCCTCGAGGCTTGCCAACTATTGATCCTCGTCCAGTCGAGGATGACCGTGGCACCGGCCGCCGAGTCGAACGCGTCCAACTCCCAGTCCCACACGTTCTTCACGCTCAAGCTGCTCAAGTACGAGAAGGAGAACAGGCCGGACACGGTGCGGGTCAGCACGTTGACGTTCTGCGACGTGGCCGGGTCGAGGCGGGTGAAGCAGGGAAGCAACAGCAGGGATCACGACGGCAACAACTGCCGCCTGGCCGAGTCGCGCAACATAAACAACAGCCTGCTGGTCCTGGGAAGGTGTTTGAAAACGTTGCGCGACAGTTACTCGTCCGGCGACCACGTGGCCGGTCCGTTCCGCGAGTCCAAGTTGACAAGGATACTTCAGAAGGTGTTGACCGGAAGGGAGAAGTTCAGCTTCGTGGTCACCGTAGACATCGGGATGGACACGTTCGCGGAGACGTTGAGCGTGCTCAATTTCTCCGCGATGGCCAAGAGGTTGGGCGAGTCGAGATCGTTGAGGAGGGCCGCGTTCCCCCTCGCCACCCCTCGAAACGCCAAATCCTCCACCAACCTGCTCTCCCTCGCGCAGCAACAATCGTCGAGCAATCATCATCCTGTCAAAAGGACGATCGCGATCGACTTGGATGCGTACGAGGATCTGAAGAGGGAGAACGAGAAGCTGAGGGAGGAGGCGGACgtttggaggaggaggggaggggaggcggTGGTCTCGAGGCACACGCAGTCGGACGTCTCGTCCCTGGATTACGACCGACTGAAGGATAGGAACAGGGAGTTGGTGGAGCGGGTGCAGGCGTTGGAGGAGGGGAATCTGAATCGGGAGTACGAGATCAGGCAGGAATTGGTGGATCGGTATTCGATCGCGATCGAGGAGTTGGAGGCGTGTTGGAGGAAGCGGGTGCAGGAtgtcgaggaggaggggaagaatcTGTTGAAGTGGTCGGTCGGCCAG GTGGTCGTGTTGAGAGAATTGGTGCGCGATCTGAGAACGGAGAACGAGCTGTTGGTCACGGATAGGAACAAGTGCAGCTTCGAGTTGGTGTTGACGAAGGAGAAGCTGAAAAGTTTCCACGACTTGATACGCGTCCACTTCCCCGAATTGGGGAACGAGGATGGGAACGACGTGGGCCGGCTCGTGCACGAGTTGAAGCGCGTGCTGGACGAGAAGACGGAGGACATCGAGTCGTTGGAGAAGAATCTGAGCCGTGCCTCGGACGATTACGTGAAGATGGTGACGAAAACGATGGACACGGAGAAGGAGTTGCGCGAGACGAAGGCCAGGCTGCAAGAGGTGTTGTTGCGCGCGAGAGAATTCGAGAACGAGGTGAAAGAGAAGACGAATCTCGCCAACGATTTGCAACTGCAGCTGCAGTTGTTGAGGAAGGAGCTGGTCGAGATACGCGAATGTGAGAGCGATTACGTTACTTTCCCGTCTATCGAGAAAGGGGAGGATGCGAGTAATTTCACCCGgaaatataatgtttacaGCGATGACCTATTCTCTAGCGACAACAGCGACAACAACGCGGAGCTAGTCGCGAGCCGGCCGAGAGAAACGGATCGCTGCTCGTGCGACAATTACGATTGCGATAAAAACTCGGCGAAGAAGAAGGTGTCGTTGAACGGTATGGGCTCGGACGCGTCGGATCGTCACACGTTCAGATCGAGCGACAGCGGTATTAAGGAGGATTCAGGGATCGATTTCACTTGCCCGAGGTCGAACAGCAACGGCGACGCGGACAATTCCATCCTCGAAAGGGCGAGGGAAAATTTCACCCAAACCGATCCCCTCTTCCCCGCCCAAACTTCCCCCCCCAACCGCGAAGGGGCGCAGAAACGGTCGTCGAACCGGGTCGTCGTCGAGTTGGAAC AACTGTCGCATCGCGTGAACGACATGAGATCGGTGATAGAGACGTTGAAACGGATCGCCGATCTGAACAAGTCGGAAGTGTCGGAATGCAAGAGCAAACTGTTGTCGTGCGAGGCGAAAATGGCCGAGTTGGAGGAGGAGAACGAGAAACTGACGAGGATGGTCGAGATAGATTCGCGCAGGTACAACGAGCGGATCAACGAGTTGACCGAGGAGTTGTTGGTCAAGGAGGAGGACGATAATCACAGTTTGAAAAAGTTGGAGAACTGTTTGAAGAAGTGCGCCTATCTGGAGAATCAATTGGCCGTGCTCCATCTCGTGCACGAGAGAACggtgaaatatttctcgaggCGCAAGGCCGAGATCGACAAGTTGGAGAGAGATCCGAAGAGGAACACGAAGCAgcgggagggagaggaggagacgcGCGGAGGCGATCTGTTCAGGTTGCAACAATTGCGCGACAAGATGGACGAGTTCGAGATCGTTTTGGAAAAGTGCAAGGAGGAGAGGAACGATTATCGCGTCCAGTTGCAGGAGCAGTTGGAGACCCAGTCGATGCTCGAGATGAAATTGAAGTGGTTGTCCACGGAAATTCGAAGCAGGGACGACAAGCTGATCTCTCTGAGGATGGAGATTGACGGTATGGCGGTGGTGAACGGTTCCAACGACGAGAAGGTGAAGAGTTTGGGGGAGGAGATCGGCCGGTCGAGCGAGAACGTGCGCCGCGTGAGGGAAAGGTTGACGTACTTCGAACAGACGAGGAAAAATTTGGAGCAGAGTTTCGCCGATAATATCCTCGGCCCTCGAACGAATCCCCCGGCGGGATCCCGGGCGAAGAAGATCGCGTATCGCGGGGGGGAGGGCGAGGAGGACGAGCTTTGCACGATAAAGCTGCAGTTGCGGGAAAACGAGCGGGAGATGGACTCGTTGAGGAAACATCGGAACGACATGGTGAAAAAGTACGAGTGCACGGTGCAAAAGTTGCGGATCGAGATCGAAAGGATGAGGAGAAGGTTGATAAATTTGCAGAAACTACTTTTGACGAATTTCGCGTGGAGGTACAGGAAATTCCTGAACAAGAGGCGCGGGAAGcgtataattttccaattggaGAAATTGACGAAGAGGAAAGTTAGCGACGAGGAATTGTCGTTGCCGATcgtcgaacgatcgatcgccAGCCCGCGCTACGCCGATTCCCAATCATCCGTGAGAAACGAGGAATTCGATACCGTCGGTGCATACGAGTCGGAGGAATCTTACCAA ACAGAGAGCAGTTTGGGTTTGAACGAGTGGAACGTAGACGGGTGTCAGATCCAGAGCGACGCCTCTGACTGTTCCGAAGTGCAGTGCGGTTGCGGTATCGGTTTTAAAAATGCTGCGAGGCACGGGAGAATGTCGGGTTGGATGAAAGTTCGAAGAAGCTGCGCGAATACTTGTCTCCTGCGTCAACTCGACGGAACCCGAGCCAGCGTCGAGCAAGGATGA